A stretch of Triticum aestivum cultivar Chinese Spring chromosome 1D, IWGSC CS RefSeq v2.1, whole genome shotgun sequence DNA encodes these proteins:
- the LOC123167293 gene encoding glycine-rich cell wall structural protein 2 has protein sequence MATTKHLAIAVLVLLSIGTSTSARILLGYAPGGGGGGGGSGGGGGAGYGGSGSGSGYGEGSGSGGGISGGGYGYGGGGGGGGGEGGGAGSGYGSGEGSGYGSGAGGYGGGSGGGGGGGQGGGGAGYGHGSGEGSGYGGGASGGGGGHGGGGGGGQGGGSGGGSGYGSGSGSGYGGGYGGGGGGGGGGGGQGGGSGYGSGSGSGYGYGSGGGFGNGHH, from the coding sequence ATGGCTACCACCAAGCATTTGGCCATTGCCGTTCTTGTCCTCCTTAGCATAGGCACGAGCACCAGCGCTCGAATCCTCCTGGGATACGCTCCtggcggaggaggcggtggcggaggcagcggtggaggtggtggtgctGGCTATGGTGGATCAGGGTCTGGTTCTGGGTATGGCGAGGGTAGTGGAAGTGGAGGAGGTATTAGCGGTGGTGGATACGGCTAtggtggtggcggtggaggcggtggaggtGAGGGCGGAGGAGCCGGTTCTGGGTATGGGTCTGGGGAGGGCTCTGGCTACGGGAGCGGCGCCGGCGGATACGGTGGCGGCAGtggcggaggaggcggtggcggccaaGGTGGCGGTGGTGCAGGCTATGGGCATGGGTCCGGTGAGGGTTCTGGCTATGGCGGTGGtgctagtggtggtggtggtgggcacggaggtggtggcggtggcggacaAGGTGGTGGGTCTGGCGGCGGCTCAGGCTACGGTTCCGGGTCTGGCAGTGGATATGGTGGAGGgtatggaggcggcggcggcggtggcggcggcggaggtggtcaAGGTGGAGGCTCTGGCTATGGCTCCGGGTCTGGCTCTGGATACGGttacggctccggcggtggctttGGAAATGGACACCACTGA